The Methanocaldococcus jannaschii DSM 2661 genome has a segment encoding these proteins:
- the amrS gene encoding AmmeMemoRadiSam system radical SAM enzyme → MREAMFYEKLDDNKVRCHICPRHCIIKEGERGFCWNRENINGVLYAVGYGKVCSLAIDPIEKKPLFHFYPTTQVVSLAIGGCNFRCLHCQNWTISQFPPDEIPYREMTPEEIVEVAIRYNCPGISYTYTEPTVYYEFMYDTSVIARENGMFNVMITNGYIEKEPLKALPVDAMNIDIKGNADFYKKVCKATLEPVLETCKLAKKLGIWVEVTNLIVPNYNDNIDDLLFIIHFVRDELGRETPLHFSRFHPDYKLTDVPPTPIETLEMARNLAIEEGLKYVYIGNVPGHEGENTYCPNCGALLIERYIFNAKIINLDVETKRCKICGEKIDIVL, encoded by the coding sequence AAGCAATGTTCTATGAAAAATTAGATGACAATAAGGTTAGATGCCATATCTGTCCAAGACACTGTATTATAAAAGAAGGGGAGAGGGGTTTTTGTTGGAATAGAGAAAATATCAATGGAGTTTTATATGCTGTTGGTTATGGGAAAGTTTGTTCTTTAGCAATTGACCCAATAGAAAAAAAGCCATTATTCCACTTCTATCCAACAACTCAAGTAGTTTCTTTAGCAATTGGAGGATGTAACTTTAGATGTTTGCACTGCCAAAATTGGACAATTTCTCAATTTCCGCCAGATGAAATTCCTTATAGAGAGATGACACCAGAAGAGATTGTTGAAGTTGCTATAAGATACAACTGCCCCGGAATATCTTACACCTATACAGAACCAACAGTATATTATGAGTTCATGTATGACACTTCAGTTATAGCAAGGGAAAATGGAATGTTCAATGTAATGATAACCAACGGCTATATTGAGAAAGAGCCATTAAAAGCCCTTCCAGTGGATGCAATGAATATAGATATTAAAGGGAATGCTGATTTTTATAAGAAAGTGTGTAAAGCTACGTTAGAGCCTGTCTTAGAAACCTGCAAATTAGCAAAAAAATTAGGAATTTGGGTAGAGGTAACGAATTTAATTGTTCCTAACTACAATGACAACATAGATGATTTATTATTTATAATACACTTTGTAAGGGATGAGTTAGGGAGAGAAACCCCTCTACACTTCTCAAGGTTTCATCCAGATTATAAACTAACTGATGTTCCTCCAACGCCTATAGAAACCTTAGAGATGGCAAGGAATTTGGCTATAGAAGAGGGGCTTAAGTATGTTTATATTGGAAATGTTCCAGGGCATGAGGGAGAAAACACTTATTGCCCAAACTGTGGAGCTTTGTTGATAGAAAGATATATATTCAACGCCAAAATAATTAATTTAGATGTAGAAACTAAAAGATGTAAGATTTGTGGAGAGAAGATTGATATAGTTTTATAA